CGCATCAGCAACCTTGTCTATAACCTGCTGAAGCTCAGGATTATCAAAATCCAGAGGTCTGCCAAGACTCTGAGAAAGATCTGCAGGACCTACAAGTAATATATCTATCCCATTTACAGAGGCTATATCGTCAATTTTTTCTACTGCCTCTTTATCCTCTATTTGAACAACAATAAAAGTTTCTTCATTGGACTGCGTCATAAATTCCTTCATTGGCTGTAATGAATGGTCAGTATGCGCTTCTATCCCATCCATTCCTCTGAGTCCTATTGGCGCAAATTTTGTATTTCGTACTGCCCATTCTGCTTCTTCTCTACTCATACAATGCGGAACCATAATCCCGTTTGCACCGGATTCAATAGCTCGAAAATAGCTGAAGTATCCCGCTTTTCTGATTCTTACCATTGCATCAATATCTGTGGCACGACAGGCAAGACTCATATTCCAAATATCGCTATCATTGAAGTCCTGATGTTCATGGTCAATCCAGATACAGTCATACCCAACTTTACCTATCAGCTCACAGATTTTTGCTGATGGATATGGTGTTGGGCTGCCAACTAAAACTGGTTTATTCTGCCGAAGTTTTTTTAATACGCTACTTTGTCTCATATTCGCTCCTTAAGTTTTTATGAAATTATAACCATCCGTTATTTGTCCATTTCTTCATATCAATAAATGATTGGTCCGGATATTTTAATTTTTTTAATCTGTCCACAGTTTCTGAGCTTAGAGGTTCTGTATCTGCATTTTTAACTGCCCGATCAATATACTCCTTTTTATCCATTCCCAGAATGGTTGATGTTACTCCACTATTTGATAATACAAACTTTATAGCCAAATCAGAGAGCGATTCAATTTTCCCATTTATGAAAGAATTATATTTCTCTATGTGCTTTACAATTGGATTTAATTCTGATGAAATTTGAAATCTTTTATCAGTAAGAATACCTTTCATAAGCGCTGACCTTACAATTATGCCTACACCCTGCCTTTTTGCCATAAAAATAACATTTTCTGTCTGTTGCTCAATTAGATTGTATGCTACCTGCAGAGCATCAAATACTTCTTTTTCCAGAGCTTCTTTTGCCATACCAATACCATAAGTGGATGCACCAATTAATCTTACCTTCCCCTGCTTTTTAAACTTATATAAAGCATTTAAAACATCGCTACAATAGAGTTTTTTATCAGCTTCATGTATTTGCAATATATCAATATAATCTGTTTTTAATAACTTCAGGCTTTTATTGATACTATTATTAATTTTCTTTTCAATTACTGATTTTGAAGGAAGCATACCATTTTCTAGAATCAATGCTAATTTTGTCCCAATTACTACACTGTGTCTTTTACCTTTTAATGCCTTACCTAGAATTTCTTCACTCCTGCCATATGCAGGTGCTGTATCAAAGAAATTTATTCCCTTATTTATAGCATAATCTACAAGTCTGGATGTTTCTTCCTCTAACAAAATACATGACTTACCATTAATTTTTATCCCATATTCACACCCAATAGAGGCACATCCAAATCCTATCCTAGATATTTTAACTCCTGTATTACCAATCTCTTTTAGTTGCATAAAATTTTACTCGGCTATATCTTGTGAAATTTTTCTATAACACGAAGAAAGGCATTATTCTCAGATGATTTTCCAACAGTAACTCGCAAACAATTCTTTAGCAATTTATTATCAGCTACATTGCGTATGAGAATACCGCCGGTAAGAAGCTTCTTAAACATAGTTTCTGACGAAATTTTTGGCCTGAATAGAATAAAGTTTGCTTCTGTCGGAAATGTATAGAGCATGCTGTTTTTTCCCATCTCTCCCAGGAGCCTAGCTTTTTCAGAGATAATAATTTTAATAGCTTCATTGCATTTTTTCTTATGTTTTAAGGCTATGATTCCTATGCGCTGTGAAATGGAATTCAAATTAAATGGTAACTTTACTTTGTTAACCTGTTGCACTACCTTTTCCGAAGCTATCATATAACCTATACGACAGCCTGCAAGGCCGTATGCTTTGGAAAACGTTCTTAGTATAACCAGATTATCGTACTTATTAATTAGTGGTAAAAATGTTTTCTTTGAAAATTCTGAATAAGCTTCATCCATTACAACAAGCCCGGATGAACTTTTGATAATACTTATTATTTTATCTTTTGAGAAGCAATTGCCTGTGGGATTATTAGGATATCCGATAAAAATGAGACTGGGTTGATTCTTCTTAATATATCTAAGCGTAGTATCTATATTAATATCAAACTTCTTATCAAGGCTTATAACTTTGCTCTTTGTGTTACATACTGTTGATATTATTCCATACATCGAAAACGATGGATAAAAAACTAAAGAGGCCTTGCTGCCGAAAGCCAGTGTTAATGATTGTATCAATTCATCAGAACCATTCCCCAGTGTTATTCTATCTTTGTCTACTTTTATTTCCCCAGCGAGTAATTCCTTTAGCAGAGATACATCAGGATCCGGATATCTATTAAATGGGTGTTTAAATAAATCCTTCAATATAATCTCTTTCAATTCCATGGGAAAATCAAAAGGATTTTCATTAGCATCAAGCTTGAGCTTACAATCAACTTTTTCAGTTGAATAAGGTTTTAGTTTTTTTATGTTTTCCCGAAGTATTAAGTCAAAATTTGTTTTCACAATTCATGTTCCAATCTTATTAGCAGAGATTTCTTGTGTGCATCCATTCCTTCTAAATCTGCCAGCAAACTCAATGACCTCTTAACCTTCTTTAGTCCTTTTCTACTGTAACAGATAATAGAAGATTTTTTCAAAAAATCATCAATACTTAATGGAGAGGAAACCCTTGCCATGCCCCCGGTTGGCAAGACATGATTTGGCCCTGCAATGTAATCCCCTACTGCTACAGGACTGTATTCTCCAAGAAAGATTACTCCTGCATTCTTTATCTTCTTTGCTAGTTTCTGCGGCTTCGAAACATGAAGCTCCAGATGCTCAGGAGCTATTTGATTTACTATTAATACTGCTTTATCCAGGGTTTTTACAATTAATATCTCTTTCCCTTTATCCAGCGATTTCTCAATAGCTTTTCTTCCAGGCAATAAAGCAACTTGTTTTTTCATCAAAACATTGACTTTATCTGCAACAAGTTTTGATGTTGTGATTAAGATAAACCTTCCGTTTTCTCCATGCTCAGCCTGAGAAATAAGGTCTGCTGTAATATATTTGGGATTTGCATCCTTATCTGCAATAATTACTATTTCACTGGGTCCTGCAATCATATCAATATCAACTGCTCCATAAACTAGTTTCTTAGCAGTAGAAACATATATATTCCCAGGCCCAACAATTTTATCTACTTTTGGGATTATCTTTGTACCAAAAGCAAGCGCAGCAATTGCTTGCGCTCCTCCAACCTTATATACTTCTCTTACCCTTAAAAAATCAAGCACAGCTAATACATATTTATTGACCTGCCCATTCTTTTGTAGCGGCGTAACTGCAATAATCCTTCTAACTCCAGCTAACCTTGCAGGAATAACAGTCATTAATACAGAAGATATAAGAGGCGCAGTACCGCCTGGAATATACACCCCAACATTTTCAATAGGAGTATATTTTTCCCCTAGCAAAACAGTCTTTGGACTACCGCGATACCAGGTTTTTCTTCCATGAATTTGCTTTTTATGAAAGTTCTCTATATTGCGTTTTGCTTCTTTTACTGCTTTGAGAACTTCACCTGCCAGAACAGACCTTGAGTCTTTTATCTCCTGTTTTGAAACCTTTAATTGGCTTTTCGTTAATAAAACCCCATCAAACTTCTTAGTGTAGCTTAAAAGCGCCTTATCACCATTGATTCTGACATCATCAATAATCTTTTTTACTGTTTGCTCTATATTCATTATAACCTCTTTTCATAACTATACTTGTATACCTCAGTAAACCCCCGTCTGTCAAATCTATGACAGTATTAAGATCTTACCAATACTTAATTTGCTTCTTATCATATTGGAATTCATTTCCTTAGCTTTTAGTCCTATTTGTTCCACCTTGAGTATTTGCGAACAAGTTTGAATATTATAGATAAATTGAACAAGCGAGGACATCTGAGCCTCGCATTCAACCTCAACAGCCAATTTTTTATATCCTTCATTTTCTCCTGAGGTATCAATGAATGACACAGGCTTCATATTTAAGATACTTACATGATTATTTCTTGCAGCAGATTCTATTTCGCGAAAAATTCTGGCTATCTCCTCTTCCTCAGACCCTTTCTGCTTCACTCTATCAGCATAAACCTCATACTCAGAGAAAACCTTTTTTCTGTTTTTTACAGCTCTAATATTCTTCATTAAACTCATTCTCTTTATCTGAATTTCCTTATTCGCCTTTAACCATTTCTTAGCTATAGGTTCAAATATAAAATTATACAGTAATGCGCACGCAATAATCGCCGCACAAAGGTAAAAAACGCCCTTCTCTCTCTTTGAAAGTGCAGCCATGGATTTTATTAACATTATTTTTAGCTCTCTATTTCACATTGAATATAAAAATCTGCAACTTCCATATCGCGAAGTCTTCGCATGTTAGAAGACTTTAACTGAACATTCTTAAAGTAAGACGACTTTTCCAGTATGTCTATAAGGCCTAATGCATCGGATAATGCCTTAGACTGCCCTTTTATTTTAAGAGTATTGTTGAGCTGGTAATCAAGGATTGATAGGGAAATAGTATCAGGAATTATCTTATGTAATTCATACAGAATATCTAAACATGAGTTTTTAGTATCTATTTGTTTCTTTATAACACGCAGCCTGTTAGCGCGCTTATTAACTTCTTTAGCAATTGGATCAGTTTTCCCGATCTCTATATCCAGCCATTTTGATGTATTCTGTTTGTCATAGATGATTCTTGTAGAAATACCTAAAATAAGAAGTAATATACCCGCGCATTGAGAGGCTAAAACAAGATAATGTTTTCGCTTTTCTCTGACTTGCCTCTGCTTTTTTATTCCATCCGGTAAAACATTAAGCAGAACATTAGGAAAGTTTCTAATCAAGCCTATAATTGAACACAAAGAAGTTTCATGTTGATTTGCAATAGAAAATTTTTCTTCCTGCAATGTTAAATTCTCTACAGGATTAAATATTTCCACAGGCATGTTAAAACTCTTGGACAAATTCTCCACCAGTTTATTATGAACTTTTCCACTTAGAAAAACACTTGTTATCTCTCTATTATCTTTCTTATAAGAATTGAGAGATTTTGTTATTTCTTCTAAAAGGAATTCTTGTGTTCTGTTCTCAGATAGAGAAATATTCCTCGTATAAACTAATTTCCCATTAAATATCACTTGAATATCAACTGAGAACATATCTATATCAATAAGGGCAACTGGTTGATTTATCTCAGGATGTTCTTTGATAAAGGCAGAAGCTGTAGCTTGAGAACTTAATTCAATATATTCTGGATTTAATTTCAGATTCCTTAATAACTCAAGCTGCTTGTTTATAACATCTTGATGGACAAGAACTAGCATTACCCTGGAATAGCCATCTTTATTGCTTCCTATAACCTTAAAAGCTGTAACAAGTTCCTCCTTAGAATATGGAAGCTGCTTTTCAGCTTGAAATTGCACCATATGTGCTATTTCTCCTTCACTAATTGACGGCAGATTTAAATATCTGACTGTTACAAGACTTCTCGGAATACAAGCTATAACCTTTTTAGGCTTGATCATCAGATTATTGATTATATGCTTAAGTTTCTCTTGCTTTTCATCATTGTTTTTAATCTCTTCTGTTAAAAGAGTTATAATTTTTATCCTGGATTTTCTCCACTCAGAAATACCCTGGACAACCTTTATGCTATTTTGGCCTATTTCAATCCCTGTAATTACACGTGTGTTTATTAAATTAGACCATAGAGGATAGATTTCTGACCATAGCGTCTTAGCTTTTTTCTTCGTGTAAATCCGAAATTCGAATATCGAAATCCGAAACAAATTCAAAATTCTAATTTTAAAAATTCTAAACATTGTTTTGAGCATTTGGATTTTTGTTATTTGATATTGTTTCGTATTTTGTGCTTCGTGCTTCGAGTTTGATTTTTTAACTTTCATGCCAGTATTCTATCTTTATATTATTATCTTCTTCTCTTTGTAAAACAACATCCACTTTTTTTGCAAGCTTACTATTATTTAACACACTTGTCACATTTGCTGTAAAAACACTTGAACATACTGTTAAATATTCTGTTTGTATGAGAGCAGTTAATATTTGCCTTTGTTCAGATGTTAATTGTTGATAATTATTTAAATTCGGGATAATACTCTCAAGTGTCTTGAAAGAATATAAATCCTCCTCTCCGCCATCCTGCCCTCTGTAGTCCAAGATTTGCTGCGTGAGCGTATCATCCATTCCCAAAGCAGCAAAGACTTCCTTTCCAGCAGTGTTTATATTAATCTTCCCATCTCCATAAATTGTGATATATGGTTTTAGCTTTTTAAATATCTCAGCCGTAATTCCCCTTATCAAATACATCTCCTCTAAACACTCAATTAAATCGTTTTTACAATTATAAGGTACACTTAACCCCTGATAGAAATCTTCTTCTCCATCTCCTAAAGAATCTGAATCAAGCCAGTCAACAATATAGTCTGCAATTACTGTATCTATATCAACTATCTCAAGAAGTTTTTTTATCTGGCTTAATCTAACTCCATCAACAACACCGTCTTTGACAAGTTTGTTAATATTAAGCCTTCTCTCCTCGTCAATCATCCCATATACGCTAGTCATGTCTTTATTATCATCTTCAATCTGATAACTAACTGTAAATGTGCCATCTCCTACACCTGCATTCTTAAATGCTTCTGGATTATTACTCCATGAATCATTAAGAGAGTCGTATATATATTCTTCCTCTGCTTTATCTCTATTTAGTTCATAACAGGCTCTCTTGATACCTGCCTTACATATATATAAGTTCTTGAGACTGCTGATATGATACTCAGTAAGCTTTATACCAACAGCTGTGTGATGGGCAAAACTAATTGCTAAAAGAGAAAGAATAGCTAAAATCCACAAGGTTATGATTAGGATAGAACCACGCCTATTCATACGTTATCCCTGTATCAAATATTGGAATTTCTGTTATTGCCTCAAGAATATTATCCTCTTTACTCCTAATTGACAATTTCACTGCATATGGCAGGCTGCCTTCTTCCCATGAATCTTTCCATTCTTTCTCTACATCACAATAAGAAAAAATTAGTTCTTGAATGCCAGAAACCAGCTCCCTTTTCTTGTTTTGTCCTCTTAAACTCTCAGGATATGTCTGGGCATCTCTCATTATGTTACCGCTATCCAAATAATAGCTAACTTTATAGATCTGAGTTATTAGATCCTTATCTTGATACACATCCCTTATCACGGGCATTGAAATATTGTGCTTTTCTCCCTCAAACTTAATCTCAGAAAACCTAGTCACGTTTCTCAGGTCTTTTGTCATCCTATTAAGTGCCATTTGCGAAGATTCAGGGAAACGTGTTTTCGCATCACCTTCATTCCATACCTTGATGCCTGAATACAAAGTGCTGTATACTGCGCTGACAATTACAGCAAAAATCAGAATTGCAATTAACAATTCCAATAATGTGAACCCTTTTCTCATTCTTCAGTCTCTCTTTCAAGATACGTCACCAGAGTTAATTTCTTTTCAATATTATTCTGATCCCATGACACGCTCAATACGGCTTCACTCAGGTCAGTATCTTCAATAACATTTGTATCCAGTTTCCATCTGTATTTCTCATCTTCTCCATGTGTATCTTCTAATCCATTTTCTATATCCCACATCTTTCTTTCTAAATAAAAGCCGGCATCTACGTAATTTACAATTGCTCTTGTCCCATTCAAACAGCTAACAAATGAATGTATGATGATTACTAAACCAAGAGATAAAACAGCTACTGTTATCATTACCTCAAAAAGAAGAAAACCCTTTGAATATCTTGACATAACCTGTGGTCTCTTTATTGGTTAAAGTATAAACTTCGCCATCTGCGCCTGATAAATGTATTGTTAATTCATCAGCTCTTCCATCTTGATAAAATACTGCATACGGTTTAGCACACTCCAGAAGTATGTTGGTGGAGAACCTCCTTTTTCTACCAAGCTTGTTATTTAGTGCAATAAATTTTTCTGGATTTAAGGGGTCTTTTGCTACACTGACCCAGTATTCTTTATTATTAACATCAAAATCTATCCTGTGAATTACCTGCTCCATAATTGCTCTCTCCTGCACATACTTAGTGAGCTTCGATATATCCCGACACAGGTTCCTAACCTGCAAATTATCAAAAGTATGTCTAAACAAAGGAGTAGATATTGCTGTAAGGATACTGAGTATGCTAATAACTAGAATCAACTCAATAAAGGTAAACCCTTTCTCCCGCATCTTCATTCGTTTGACGCACTCTCTTCCCAATTAGTAATATCATCCCCTCCGCCAACTACTCCGTCCGGTCCACAGGAGAAGAGGTCATAATCATCGCCATGCTCTCCAGGACACTTGTACTGATATGAACTACCCCATGGATCCGCTGGCATTTTTTTCTTAATATAAGGTCCCTTCCATGTCTCAAGCTCTGAAGGTTTCTCACGTAATGCATTAAGCCCCTCTTCAGACGTAGGATATCTACCATTATCCAGTTCAAATAGCTCCAAGGCTACTGCAATATTTGCTTCAATATCTGCCTTCGCCGCTATAATCTTTGCCTGTTTGGACCTGCCTGCAAACCTTGGAGCCACCATTGCAATAAGCACACCAATAATAATAACAACAAGCATAAGCTCTATCAGAGTGAAACCATGTATTTTCTGTGCTAGGATTGAAGAACGAAAACGATAAACAGGTAATTTAACCTTAAAACAGGAGGAAAAGGAATGGATACAATTACGTATGCTGGTGTGGATCTTCATAAAGATTCGATGACTATTGCTGTAACTAATTCTCTTTCTAACGACCCTTACAACGAAGCGAAGATTACTAAAATTCACTGTAAATGCGTTAACAAAGTCTCTGCCTTTTTTGCTGATCTTCCTCATCCATGTACAGTTGCTGTTGAGGCTGTTGGCTTCTACCACTGGTTCTGGGATCTGGTCAGTCCTCTTGCCTCTGATATCTATCTCCTGAATGCTGTTGAAGTCAGACGTTACGCAGGCAGGGACCCTAAGACTGACTCCAGAGATGCCAGACTTATTGCGCGGCTTCTTGCTTCCAACGAAATTACTCATAATAGCAAGCTCTCTGTCTTTGTCCCCGACAATAACCTCAGACCTATCAGAGAACTTGCTCGCCATCGTCATCAAACTGCCCGTTCCCTTGCTTGCTCTAAAAATAGATTCAGACGTATCACTCTCAAAGAAAACCTTCCAGGACCAAAAACTCTTGACGCTCATCATGCTCTTCGCTGGATCAGAGGCTTTGAAAACAAAACTTCTGATATCCATAAATTTCAGCTTAGACAGCTTACTGATCAAATAATTTCTTTTGAAAGAGATGTATCTGATATTGAAAGACAAATCCTTGACCTTACTAATAAAGCTGGTTATCAACCTCTTATGAAACTCCTTCAAACAATCCCAGGTATTGGTGATGTAGTTGCGTATACTATTATTGCAGAGATCGGCGATTTCTCCAGATTTCAAACTGCTGGACAAATCGCCTCTTTTGCAGGTCTTACTCCCAGAGTCTTTCAAAGTGGTGATTCCTGCAGGCATGGCAGTATTAATAAACAAGGACCTCCTAATCTTAGATGGGTTCTTCAGCAATCTGCATGGGTGGCTATTAGACACAGCGAATTTATTAGAAAAATATTTAATAAAATTAGCAGGAAAGCCGGTAAGAAAAAGGCCGCTTGCGCTATTGCCAGAAAAATTCTTGTCTGGAGCTGGGCTATGGCTAAGAACAATACGGCTTTTAATAAAGACTTTATTAATAAAGATAAAGAAAAAACGGAAAGGGCAGCTTAATAATGAAAATATTTCATACTCTCTAGGATTACACCTGCAGCAGTGACCTTGAATTCGTTTATGAGTAAAAGGCTCAAGCCGTAAAGCTCGATAGCGTGAATAAGGCCTGCTGCAGGCGTATTTGTTCTCGTGCGGCTCTTGACCGCGAATAGTTGATTGCGACCTTTGAGAGGTTTTGAGAATATGAAATACTACATTAAAAAGCTGTGAAATTGTTATGTGAAAGTTTTTAAATACGCATAGAAAATCATAGTTAAACCCTTTTTTTGACATTTGAACTTTGATTTTTGACATTTATTTTCCTCCTAGTGTATTAAAATATTTATTTGAAATATTGGTAAAAGCATACTTATTACTATAAACCCTACAATAGACCCCATAATAAGGATCATTGCAGGTTCCAGTAATGAAGTTAAGGTCTTTGTTGCTCTATCAACCTGGCGAGCATATGTATCAGATATTTTCAATAAAGACTTCTCTAATGCCCCACCTTCCTCTCCAACAGCAATCATGTTTGTTGCAAAAACAGGAATCCACAGTCCTCTCCCAAGGCTGGCTGCAAGTTTATTGCCTTCTGAGACATCTTTAGCAGCTCTTTCTATCTCTCCGGATATAGCCCTATTAGTAATAGTATTCTTTACTATGTTCAGAGACTGCAGAATCGGTACTCCATTTTCAAGTAGGGTTGCAAGAGTTCTAGAAAAACGGCTTACTTCAACCTTTTGAATAAGCTTACCGACCAGAGGAATTGCAAGCTTCCACCTGTCAATTACGAGACCTCCTTCTTTTGTATTCTTTAACCGTTTAAAAAGAATTATAATTAGGAATATAACCGCGACGGGCACCCACCAGAATTCAACAATGAAATTACTTGAAGACACTAAAATCTGGGTTGGTAAAGGCAGTCTTTGTCCCATATCTTCAAACATAACCACCAATTTAGGAATTACAAATGTCAAAAGCACTATAATCGTGCCTATTCCGGCAAAAAACATAAGTATAGGATAGGTGAGAGCCGCTTTTATCTTTGATTTTATTTCCTCTTCGCTCTCATAAAAATCCGCAAGTCTCAATAGAACGCTCTCTAATATCCCCCCTGTCTCGCCGGAAGCAACCATATTAACATAAAGTGGAGAAAAGAGCTTTGGATATTGATCTAAGGATTCAGATAAGCTCTTGCCATCCTTAATATCAGTGTATATTTCATCCAGAACGGCGCTGAGAAGCGTATTGTCTGCTTGTTTAGATAATATGGCTATCGATTCTAAGAGAGGAACCCCAGCATCCAATAAATCTGATAATTGTCTGGTGAATAAACTAATATGCTTTAAACCGATACGCTGAAAAATTCCAAGGCTGGACTTAAAGCCTTTTTTCTCTTTACCTGCACCTATAGACAAGACAAAATAGCCCATTTTATCCAGTCTGCTTAATGCAATGTCCTGATTTTCTGCTTCAATGACTCCTGATATTATTTTTTTAGGACCATGTTTCGCTTTGTATGAGAAAACAGGCATCGCTATTTCTCCTCTTGCTGCGTTACTCGAAGAACTTCTTCAATAGTAGTAATTCCCTTACAAACCTTGCCCAATCCATCCTGACGCAAAGTCTTCATTCCCTGAGAAATAGCCTTGTCTCTGATTATATTAGCTGATACCCGCTTTACTATAAGTTCACGGATTTCATCATTAATTACCAGCATCTCATGTATTGCAGTCCTACCTTTGAACCCTGTAAATCTACACTTCTCGCATCCTTTTCCCATGAATATTTTTGTTTCCTGTGGTATTCCCAAACTTTTTTTCTGTATAGTAGAATTTTTTACGATCTCTTTGCAATCCTCGCATATAACTCTCAGGAGTCTTTGCGCTATCACACACTCAAGAGATGATGCCAATAAATATGCCTCTATTCCCATGTCAAGAAGCCTTGTCATAGCTCCTGCAGCATCATTTGTGTGCAGTGTAGAGAAAACAAGGTGTCCTGTAAGAGCTGTTCGTATTGTTGTTTCAGCTGTCTCAAAATCCCGTATCTCTCCTACCATCATAATGTCAGGATCATGACGAAGCATTGAACGCAGGCCTCTAGCAAACGTTAGATCTATTTTTGGTAACACTTGAATCTGAGAAATCCCCCTTAACTGATACTCAATTGGGTCTTCTATTGTAACTATTTTTTTCTCACTATCGTTTATTTCGCTTAAACATGCATACAATGTTGTAGTCTTTCCACTCCCTGTAGGCCCTGTCAGGAGAATTATTCCATGTGGCTTATGTATCACAGATTTCAAAATTTCGAGATGTCCTGAAGAAAGACCCAAGACATCCAATCCCAGAAAAACATTGCTGGATAGTAACCTCATATTCACACTTTCCCCAAAAGACGTCGGAAGAACTGATATTCTTAAATCCAGCTCAGCATTTCCTATCTTTACTTTTATTCTTCCATCCTGAGGCATACGTCTTTCAGCTATGTTGAGAGAGGACATTATTTTTATTCTGGAAACCAGAGCCTCTCGAAAGTGCTTAATAGATTTAGGCACCTTTGCGTCATGCAGTATGCCATCAATACGGTATCTTATACGCAACTCGTCTTCATATGGTTCTATATGAATGTCAGTAGCTCTATCTCTGTATGCTTCTAAAAGTATCTGATTAACAAACTTTATTATAGAAGCATCTGCAGCTAGCTCTTCTATATTATCAACAGAAGGCTCCACCATTTTTATTGCCTCCGTTTGAGAGGTTTGCTTCATCATTTCCTCTATAGTTTCAGCGCCAATGCCATAATATTTTTTTAAACCCTTCATAATATCTAACTCACCGGCAAGCATTGGTTTGATCTTATAGCCAAGAAGTAATGTTAAATCATCTATAAACTCAAGATTTGACGGATCAGTTAATGCAACAGTTAACACCTTCCCTTCCAATTTGATAGGAATCAGCTCATAGTGGCATGCAAACTTTGCAGGAACCTTTTTTATTACATCCGGGGGAATAGTAAGCTTCTTTATCTGAATATATGAAATATTTAGTTTCTTGGATAAAAGAGGCAAAACTTCTTCTTCGGAAGCGATTCCCATTTTAACAACTGTGCGGCCAAGGAATTCTCCCATCTTCTGATGCTGCGATAAAGCCTGCTCTAGTTGCTTATCTGAGATAATATCATTTGCAACAAGCAGCTCACCTAAACGCAAATTTTCTTTAAAAAGCATGATATATCCTTTCTAACTCATCAATAGTGTTTTTCTGTCTCTTCATGAATAGTAAGCTCTTTTTTCTTAGCATCATCAAGAAGCTTAAGTATGTTGTCTTCGTGCTTTATTTCATCCTTTGCTTCTTTCTCGGCGGTAGTTAGCAAACCATATTCTCCAGTGACTATATGTGGCGTAAGAAAAATCACTATTTCCTGCTTAATTATCTCCTTATCTATCTTGCCAAACAAATACCCAAATATAGGAATTTTTCTAAAAAAGGGAATCCCGCTGTTTGCGTCTGTTAACTCATCTTTTATAAGACCTGCCATAACTATTGTAACACCATCCTTTACCATAACTGTTGTTTCTGTCTCGGATTTTGAGACTATGGGTATAGTATTTCCCTCAGATGTTGTTACAGTGCCTGAAACTGAGCTTACTTCAGGCTTGATCTTCATTGTAATAAAACCATGTTCATTTATTGTTGGTGTAACAGAAAGCGTTACTCCTACATCAACATTTGTTACACTTTCTGCAGTCTCTGTTGTGGAAGAGCCCTGTGAGACAGTAGTAGTAACATAGGGTCTTGTTTCTCCTACATGTATTCTGGCTTCAGCATTGTTGATAACAGTTATTCTCGGGCTCTGGAGAAGATTT
This genomic stretch from bacterium harbors:
- a CDS encoding type II secretion system protein GspK, whose product is MNRRGSILIITLWILAILSLLAISFAHHTAVGIKLTEYHISSLKNLYICKAGIKRACYELNRDKAEEEYIYDSLNDSWSNNPEAFKNAGVGDGTFTVSYQIEDDNKDMTSVYGMIDEERRLNINKLVKDGVVDGVRLSQIKKLLEIVDIDTVIADYIVDWLDSDSLGDGEEDFYQGLSVPYNCKNDLIECLEEMYLIRGITAEIFKKLKPYITIYGDGKININTAGKEVFAALGMDDTLTQQILDYRGQDGGEEDLYSFKTLESIIPNLNNYQQLTSEQRQILTALIQTEYLTVCSSVFTANVTSVLNNSKLAKKVDVVLQREEDNNIKIEYWHES
- a CDS encoding type II secretion system protein GspJ yields the protein MRKGFTLLELLIAILIFAVIVSAVYSTLYSGIKVWNEGDAKTRFPESSQMALNRMTKDLRNVTRFSEIKFEGEKHNISMPVIRDVYQDKDLITQIYKVSYYLDSGNIMRDAQTYPESLRGQNKKRELVSGIQELIFSYCDVEKEWKDSWEEGSLPYAVKLSIRSKEDNILEAITEIPIFDTGITYE
- the gspG gene encoding type II secretion system major pseudopilin GspG — its product is MKIHTSIRNCIHSFSSCFKVKLPVYRFRSSILAQKIHGFTLIELMLVVIIIGVLIAMVAPRFAGRSKQAKIIAAKADIEANIAVALELFELDNGRYPTSEEGLNALREKPSELETWKGPYIKKKMPADPWGSSYQYKCPGEHGDDYDLFSCGPDGVVGGGDDITNWEESASNE
- a CDS encoding IS110 family transposase, yielding MDTITYAGVDLHKDSMTIAVTNSLSNDPYNEAKITKIHCKCVNKVSAFFADLPHPCTVAVEAVGFYHWFWDLVSPLASDIYLLNAVEVRRYAGRDPKTDSRDARLIARLLASNEITHNSKLSVFVPDNNLRPIRELARHRHQTARSLACSKNRFRRITLKENLPGPKTLDAHHALRWIRGFENKTSDIHKFQLRQLTDQIISFERDVSDIERQILDLTNKAGYQPLMKLLQTIPGIGDVVAYTIIAEIGDFSRFQTAGQIASFAGLTPRVFQSGDSCRHGSINKQGPPNLRWVLQQSAWVAIRHSEFIRKIFNKISRKAGKKKAACAIARKILVWSWAMAKNNTAFNKDFINKDKEKTERAA
- a CDS encoding type II secretion system F family protein; amino-acid sequence: MPVFSYKAKHGPKKIISGVIEAENQDIALSRLDKMGYFVLSIGAGKEKKGFKSSLGIFQRIGLKHISLFTRQLSDLLDAGVPLLESIAILSKQADNTLLSAVLDEIYTDIKDGKSLSESLDQYPKLFSPLYVNMVASGETGGILESVLLRLADFYESEEEIKSKIKAALTYPILMFFAGIGTIIVLLTFVIPKLVVMFEDMGQRLPLPTQILVSSSNFIVEFWWVPVAVIFLIIILFKRLKNTKEGGLVIDRWKLAIPLVGKLIQKVEVSRFSRTLATLLENGVPILQSLNIVKNTITNRAISGEIERAAKDVSEGNKLAASLGRGLWIPVFATNMIAVGEEGGALEKSLLKISDTYARQVDRATKTLTSLLEPAMILIMGSIVGFIVISMLLPIFQINILIH